A genomic region of Enterobacteriaceae endosymbiont of Macroplea mutica contains the following coding sequences:
- the dapB gene encoding 4-hydroxy-tetrahydrodipicolinate reductase, with translation MNKNKVRLAITGITGKMGTAILNIINQNNLNIILNGVIDIKNHIKTIKYGSTQLNIKSNIYDIIHDFDILIDFTNPQASLEYVQICQKYKKKIIIGTTGFNHYEKKQILKASNDISILWSANFSQGINIINKILQNITQILCENFQANVDIDIIEKHHKHKIDSPSGTALFMKNLMLAKYCQHHITQNINCHSIRAGDYSGEHQIIFSFAGEQIEFTHKAVNRIPFAKGVLQAAIWLSHVNKNGIYSMNDVLGL, from the coding sequence ATGAACAAAAATAAAGTACGCTTAGCTATTACTGGAATTACCGGTAAAATGGGTACTGCTATATTAAATATTATTAATCAAAATAATTTAAATATTATTTTAAATGGTGTTATTGATATAAAAAATCATATAAAAACAATAAAATATGGTTCAACACAATTAAATATTAAATCTAATATATATGATATTATTCATGATTTTGATATTTTGATAGATTTTACTAATCCTCAAGCTAGTTTAGAATATGTGCAAATATGCCAAAAATATAAAAAAAAAATTATTATCGGCACTACTGGTTTTAACCATTATGAAAAAAAACAAATTTTAAAAGCATCTAACGATATTAGTATTCTTTGGTCTGCTAATTTTAGTCAAGGAATAAATATTATTAATAAAATATTACAAAATATCACACAAATATTATGTGAAAATTTTCAAGCAAATGTTGATATTGATATTATTGAAAAACATCATAAACATAAAATAGATTCTCCTTCAGGAACGGCTTTATTTATGAAAAATCTTATGTTAGCTAAATATTGCCAGCATCACATTACCCAAAATATTAATTGTCATTCTATTAGAGCTGGTGATTATTCTGGAGAACATCAAATTATTTTTTCTTTTGCAGGCGAACAAATTGAATTCACACACAAAGCTGTTAACCGYATTCCTTTTGCTAAAGGTGTATTACAAGCTGCTATATGGTTATCGCATGTTAATAAAAATGGCATATATAGTATGAACGATGTTTTAGGATTATAA
- the rplY gene encoding 50S ribosomal protein L25, which yields MNTIKIFTRAHIGKKHNKILRINNKFPAIIYGNNISNICIYIYNKDILNIKLIDFMFSKNKCIYLIGYNNNTITAKILNIQYHPYKNKIYHIDFLYITGLITN from the coding sequence ATGAACACTATAAAGATATTTACACGTGCGCACATAGGGAAAAAACATAATAAAATATTACGTATAAATAATAAATTTCCTGCTATTATTTATGGTAATAATATTAGTAATATATGTATTTATATATATAATAAAGATATTCTAAATATTAAATTAATAGATTTTATGTTTTCTAAAAATAAATGTATTTATTTAATTGGCTATAATAATAATACAATTACTGCTAAAATACTAAATATACAATATCATCCTTATAAAAATAAAATATACCATATAGATTTTTTATACATTACTGGTTTAATAACAAATTAA
- the gpmA gene encoding 2,3-diphosphoglycerate-dependent phosphoglycerate mutase, with translation MSTIKVVLLRHGQSKWNKENLFTGWHDVSLSEEGKIEAIDAGKILKNYNFLFDYAYTSVLQRAICTLWYILKELNQLWIPVIKNWRLNERHYGALQGMNKLQITQKYGEKQVTLWRRSYQINPPALTIDDPRCPRYDAKYSHLEDYELPLTESLSTTLKRVVYFWENNIFPKIKNGERVIIVAHGNSLRALIKYIEKISDNDIINLNIPTGIPIIYEFNHKMKFMKRFYLNNI, from the coding sequence ATGTCTACCATTAAAGTAGTCTTATTGAGACATGGGCAAAGTAAATGGAATAAAGAAAATTTATTTACAGGATGGCATGATGTTTCATTATCTGAAGAAGGTAAGATAGAAGCAATAGATGCAGGGAAAATATTAAAAAATTATAATTTTTTATTTGATTATGCTTATACTTCAGTATTACAAAGAGCTATATGTACTTTATGGTACATATTAAAAGAACTAAACCAATTATGGATACCTGTTATAAAGAATTGGAGATTAAATGAAAGACATTATGGCGCTTTACAAGGCATGAATAAGTTACAGATAACACAAAAATATGGAGAAAAACAAGTTACATTATGGAGACGTAGTTATCAAATTAATCCACCAGCTTTAACAATTGATGATCCGCGTTGTCCTAGATATGATGCTAAATACTCTCATTTAGAAGATTATGAATTACCTTTAACAGAAAGTTTATCTACTACATTGAAAAGAGTTGTATATTTTTGGGAAAATAATATTTTCCCAAAAATAAAAAATGGCGAACGCGTTATTATCGTAGCACATGGCAATTCTTTAAGAGCACTAATTAAATATATAGAAAAAATTAGTGATAATGATATTATCAATTTAAATATTCCTACAGGAATACCTATTATTTATGAGTTTAATCATAAAATGAAATTTATGAAACGTTTTTATTTAAATAATATATAA
- the pta gene encoding phosphate acetyltransferase has product MNKVIITIPINVNINFFNNINITLLNKLQSQFHKIILFNPILKTQEQTCIRNKYYIEKYLKIKYIQPIIINNISKLNDNFYYNKVINSIVNNFYKYNDQNYTMFITGFMSRQHEILTFFLNCKIAKILNAEIVFITASSDIDIDYKYIQNNINYISKQVMTNTTISSSSMKIIIQNYNTQNLFFNIYNQFSYYTTYMHHNSSKLSSKNNYDNNIYTIIYDTTRLLGITINHLCQYLCCNMINKNIQNTFLIKNIIFVYENLIIKSCCYHMSLLIISYNNNQIIKQLYNIISSDINTITYNILITNMSNINNITKDVEKKIIKQFILLANKKNINIMYTKYDNNIIYNKLQYFYQSKFFYLNISFIEQIIQYISIFLPKNIFTQKKHIIYNNPEIFKYLLMEKAIKLHKTILLPEGEEIRTIKAASICAKNKIANCILLGYPQHIHNIAKEYDINIQYNNIQIINPDSIRNNYIEQLFFLRKEKGISIIDAKKLLINNMLVATMMLKNKQVDGIVAGASQTTANTIRPALQIIKTVSQYSIISSIFFMLLPQKILIYGDCAINPNPNYKQLAEIALQTAETAALFNIDAKIAMISYVTGTSSNSLEAKKVYEATQLIRHNAPQILVDGPLQYDAAIDINIGRYKAPNSNIAGHANTIIFPDLNTGNTTYKAVQRTANIVSIGPILQGIQQPVNDLSRGASIEDIVYTIAVTAIQTTKKSI; this is encoded by the coding sequence ATGAATAAAGTTATTATTACAATACCTATTAATGTTAATATAAATTTTTTTAATAATATTAATATTACTCTATTAAATAAGTTACAGTCTCAATTTCATAAAATTATATTATTTAATCCAATTTTAAAAACTCAAGAACAAACATGTATACGTAATAAATATTATATTGAAAAGTATTTAAAGATCAAATACATACAACCCATAATAATTAACAATATAAGTAAATTAAATGATAATTTTTATTATAATAAAGTTATTAATAGCATAGTTAATAACTTTTATAAATATAATGACCAAAATTATACTATGTTTATAACAGGTTTTATGTCGCGACAACATGAAATATTGACATTTTTTTTAAATTGTAAAATAGCAAAGATTTTAAACGCCGAAATAGTATTTATTACTGCTTCTAGTGATATAGATATAGATTATAAATACATACAAAATAATATCAATTACATTAGTAAACAAGTCATGACTAATACTACTATCAGTAGTAGTAGTATGAAAATTATCATACAAAATTATAATACACAAAATTTATTTTTTAATATATATAACCAATTTTCTTACTATACCACATATATGCACCACAATAGCTCAAAATTATCTTCTAAAAATAATTATGATAATAATATTTATACAATTATATATGATACTACACGCCTATTAGGTATTACAATAAATCATTTATGTCAATATTTGTGTTGTAATATGATAAATAAAAATATTCAAAATACATTTTTGATAAAAAACATCATTTTTGTATATGAAAATTTAATAATAAAATCTTGTTGTTATCATATGTCTTTGTTGATTATTTCTTATAATAATAATCAAATAATAAAACAGTTATATAATATCATATCTTCTGATATTAATACTATAACATACAATATATTAATAACTAATATGAGTAATATAAATAATATTACTAAAGATGTAGAAAAAAAAATTATCAAACAATTTATATTGTTAGCAAACAAAAAAAACATTAATATCATGTATACAAAATATGATAATAATATTATCTATAATAAATTACAATATTTCTATCAAAGTAAATTTTTTTATTTAAATATTTCTTTTATAGAACAAATAATTCAATATATTTCCATTTTTTTACCAAAAAATATATTTACACAAAAAAAACATATTATTTATAATAATCCAGAAATCTTTAAATATTTATTAATGGAAAAAGCAATTAAACTACATAAAACTATTTTATTGCCAGAAGGAGAAGAAATACGTACTATTAAAGCTGCTTCAATATGTGCAAAAAATAAAATTGCAAATTGTATTTTATTAGGTTATCCTCAACATATTCATAATATAGCTAAAGAATATGATATTAATATTCAATATAACAATATACAAATTATTAATCCTGATTCTATACGTAATAATTATATCGAACAATTATTTTTTCTGAGGAAAGAAAAAGGAATAAGTATTATTGATGCTAAAAAATTATTAATAAATAATATGTTAGTAGCTACTATGATGCTCAAAAATAAGCAAGTAGATGGCATTGTTGCAGGAGCAAGTCAAACTACAGCTAATACTATTAGACCAGCATTGCAAATTATTAAAACTGTATCACAGTATTCTATTATATCATCAATATTTTTTATGCTATTACCACAAAAAATCTTAATATATGGTGATTGTGCAATTAATCCTAATCCTAACTATAAACAATTAGCAGAAATTGCTTTGCAAACTGCAGAAACAGCAGCTCTATTTAATATAGATGCTAAAATAGCTATGATTTCATATGTTACAGGAACATCTAGCAACAGTTTAGAAGCAAAAAAAGTTTATGAAGCTACACAACTAATACGTCATAATGCACCTCAAATATTAGTAGATGGTCCATTACAGTATGATGCCGCAATAGATATTAATATTGGTCGATATAAAGCACCTAATTCTAATATTGCTGGTCATGCTAATACTATTATATTTCCAGATTTAAATACTGGGAATACTACTTATAAAGCTGTACAAAGAACTGCTAATATAGTCTCTATAGGCCCTATATTGCAAGGAATACAGCAACCAGTGAATGACCTTTCTAGAGGTGCATCTATTGAAGATATTGTATATACTATAGCCGTTACTGCTATACAAACTACTAAAAAATCAATTTGA
- the pfkA gene encoding 6-phosphofructokinase, producing the protein MIKRIGVLTSGGDAPGMNAAIRGITRTAIGKQLEIFGIYNGYLGLYNNNFIQLNRQSVADIINRGGTFLGSARFPQFADQQVRTIAINNMKANNIDALVIIGGDGSYIGAKLITEMGFPCIGIPGTIDNDVAGTDYSIGYFTALETIVQAIDRLRDTSSSHQRISLVEIMGRRCGDLTLSAAIAGGCEFIVLPEIIYNKYDLVQEIRLGIEKGKKHAIVLITELICDINELAKFIEKHIQRETRITVLGHIQRGGVPVAYDRILASRMGTYAVELLCKGYGGRCIGIKNDIMVHNDIIDAIKNMKRVFKKELFDTAKKLY; encoded by the coding sequence ATGATTAAAAGAATCGGTGTATTAACCAGTGGTGGCGATGCTCCAGGAATGAATGCTGCTATTAGAGGTATCACACGTACTGCTATTGGTAAACAATTAGAAATTTTTGGCATATATAATGGTTATTTAGGTTTATATAATAATAATTTTATTCAATTAAATAGACAAAGTGTTGCAGATATTATTAATAGAGGAGGTACCTTTTTAGGTTCTGCACGATTCCCACAATTTGCAGACCAACAAGTACGTACTATTGCTATTAATAATATGAAAGCTAATAATATTGATGCTTTAGTTATTATTGGTGGTGATGGTTCTTATATTGGTGCAAAACTAATCACGGAAATGGGTTTTCCATGCATAGGAATACCTGGCACAATCGATAATGATGTTGCTGGTACTGATTATAGTATAGGTTATTTTACTGCTTTAGAAACTATTGTACAAGCTATTGATCGTTTAAGGGATACTTCTTCCTCTCATCAAAGAATCTCATTAGTAGAAATTATGGGCAGACGTTGTGGTGATTTAACATTATCCGCTGCTATTGCTGGAGGATGTGAATTTATTGTATTGCCAGAAATTATTTATAATAAATATGATTTAGTACAAGAAATTAGATTAGGAATAGAAAAAGGCAAAAAACATGCAATAGTATTGATCACAGAATTAATTTGTGATATTAATGAATTAGCTAAATTCATTGAAAAACACATACAAAGAGAAACTCGAATAACAGTTTTAGGACATATCCAACGGGGTGGAGTTCCTGTAGCGTATGATCGTATTTTAGCATCAAGAATGGGTACATATGCTGTAGAATTATTATGTAAAGGTTACGGAGGCAGATGTATTGGTATTAAAAATGATATTATGGTTCATAATGATATTATTGATGCTATTAAAAATATGAAAAGAGTTTTTAAAAAAGAATTATTTGATACTGCAAAAAAACTATATTAA
- the truA gene encoding tRNA pseudouridine(38-40) synthase TruA, giving the protein MNKIYKFAIGIEYSGNKYHGWQKQQNNDQTIQQYIENAVSQIANHMVDVFCGGRTDVGVHSTGQVAHFETYTYRTHKSWFFGINSLLPDDIVLIWLIPIHQKFHARFSALFRCYHYIIYNCSHKVSIFNKLVMHYKHTLNINKMNQAAQFLIGEHNFTSFRSSQCQSKHSKRKIIHCRVLKNKQYIIIDIKANAFLQHMVRNIVGCLLYVGIGKQPTTWISDLIKLKDRTKAAHTVQPHGLYLSHIVYPKYFYIPSPKNNIKMFFINY; this is encoded by the coding sequence ATGAATAAAATATATAAATTTGCTATAGGTATAGAATACAGTGGTAATAAATATCATGGTTGGCAAAAACAACAAAATAATGATCAAACTATACAACAATATATAGAAAATGCAGTATCACAGATTGCTAATCACATGGTAGATGTTTTTTGTGGTGGTCGTACCGATGTTGGTGTACATAGTACTGGACAAGTTGCTCATTTTGAAACATATACTTATAGGACTCATAAATCTTGGTTTTTTGGTATTAATAGCTTACTACCTGATGATATAGTACTCATATGGTTAATTCCTATACATCAAAAATTTCACGCTAGGTTTAGTGCTTTATTTCGTTGTTATCATTATATAATTTATAATTGTTCTCATAAAGTAAGTATTTTTAATAAACTTGTTATGCATTATAAACATACGCTGAATATAAACAAAATGAACCAAGCTGCTCAATTTTTAATTGGCGAACATAATTTTACTTCTTTCCGTTCTTCCCAATGTCAATCTAAACATTCTAAAAGAAAAATTATACATTGCCGTGTTTTAAAGAATAAGCAATATATTATTATAGATATCAAAGCTAATGCTTTTTTACAACATATGGTAAGAAATATTGTAGGATGTTTATTATATGTTGGTATTGGTAAACAACCAACAACATGGATATCAGATCTTATCAAATTAAAAGATAGAACAAAAGCAGCACATACTGTACAACCACACGGATTATATTTATCACATATTGTCTATCCTAAATACTTTTATATACCTAGTCCAAAAAATAACATAAAAATGTTTTTTATTAACTATTAA
- the rpsT gene encoding 30S ribosomal protein S20, whose protein sequence is MANIKSSKKRILKSIQQKKINTSYRTMIKTFIKKVKNTIVSNNKTQSLIAFYKMQSIVDKQAHKGLIHKNKAARIKSRIYAKINNII, encoded by the coding sequence ATGGCAAATATAAAATCATCTAAAAAAAGAATATTAAAATCTATACAACAAAAAAAAATCAATACAAGTTATCGTACTATGATAAAAACATTTATTAAAAAAGTAAAAAATACTATTGTAAGTAATAATAAAACACAATCTTTAATTGCATTTTACAAAATGCAATCTATTGTTGATAAACAAGCACATAAAGGATTAATACATAAAAATAAAGCCGCACGTATAAAATCGAGAATATATGCTAAAATTAATAATATAATTTAA
- the ileS gene encoding isoleucine--tRNA ligase, translating into MKNKFNLNLPYTSFPMKANLTIKELNILEKWAIENLYQKILNTHKTKKMFFLHDGPPYANGDIHIGHAFNKILKDIIIKSKMLHGYYAPFIPGWDCHGLPIEHKIEQMCKKKNISLNDTEFRIQCRKYAFKQVQKQKKDFIRLGIIADWDNPYLTMDYKVEANIIRTFGKVLKNHSVYQSNKPIHWCIQCSSSLAEAEIDYIAKYTTSMYVKFIIVDNIKYKNILNIQHTNINISLLIWTTTPWTIPANQAIAIHPDINYQFILINNEIIVVAKNLVKIIFKNITISQWQIIGQLKGKDFFITTRLQNPITNIYSKIIISSYVTHTQGTGIVHMAPNHGLDDYNICNENNIKCKNNIINLKGYYINGIHHKLNNIHVFNSDDVIKNILLKNNTLFLQEKYLHNYPCCWRHKTPIIYIATPQWFISMEHHDLRKLLLKNINDINWIPKWGLNRMKNMLQKRPDWCISRQRRWGIPIPLFVHKKTNKIYKHSTKLINKIASIVEKHGIQAWWDLKEKDFLGKDYIHYHKVTDILDVWFDSGSTYDAVVRQKLNINKIDMYLEGSDQYRGWFIAALVLSTITQNKKPYSNIISHGFTVDHEGKKMSKSIGNIIKPQDIIKKFGADVLRLWVASTDYYSEVHLSSCILQNITEIYRRIRNTIRYILANLNDFDPNHDMISAHNMLSIDKWIIHKTKILQDLIINDYNHYNIHNIVKMIMKFCTIELGSIYLDLIKDRQYTFPKKSMERLSCQTSLYMILESLVRWIMPILSFTAYETWGYMPGKKIKNIFTETWYDKLFTLSDKENMNNDYWNFMFLFKEEVNKIIEDARNKKIICSSLEANITLYIHEDHYKKISLLDQELNFFLLVSKVDIIANTINTTNIISNFHIQKSTYSKCVRCWYYMVDGINNFCNKCVNNTKYAGEHRLHI; encoded by the coding sequence ATGAAAAATAAATTTAATTTAAATTTACCTTATACATCATTTCCAATGAAAGCTAATCTTACAATTAAAGAATTAAATATATTAGAAAAATGGGCTATAGAAAATTTATATCAAAAAATTCTAAATACACATAAAACTAAAAAAATGTTTTTTTTACATGATGGACCACCATATGCAAATGGTGATATACATATTGGACATGCTTTTAATAAAATTTTAAAAGATATTATTATTAAATCTAAAATGTTACATGGTTATTATGCACCATTTATTCCTGGTTGGGATTGTCATGGGCTACCAATTGAACATAAAATAGAACAAATGTGTAAAAAAAAAAATATATCATTAAATGATACTGAGTTTAGAATTCAATGTAGAAAATATGCATTTAAACAAGTACAAAAACAAAAAAAAGATTTTATTAGATTAGGAATAATAGCTGATTGGGATAATCCATATCTAACTATGGATTATAAAGTAGAAGCAAATATTATTCGTACTTTTGGTAAGGTTTTAAAAAATCATAGTGTTTATCAAAGTAATAAACCTATTCATTGGTGTATACAATGTAGTTCTTCATTAGCAGAAGCTGAAATAGATTATATTGCCAAATATACTACATCAATGTATGTTAAATTTATAATAGTGGATAATATAAAATATAAAAATATTTTAAATATTCAGCATACAAATATTAACATATCATTATTAATATGGACAACAACACCATGGACTATACCAGCTAATCAAGCAATTGCTATACATCCAGATATAAATTACCAATTTATACTTATTAATAATGAAATTATTGTGGTAGCGAAAAATTTAGTTAAAATAATTTTTAAAAACATAACCATCTCACAATGGCAAATTATTGGACAATTAAAAGGTAAAGATTTTTTTATAACAACAAGATTACAAAATCCAATTACTAATATTTATTCTAAAATAATTATTAGTTCTTATGTTACACATACACAAGGTACTGGTATAGTACATATGGCTCCTAATCATGGTTTAGATGATTATAATATCTGTAATGAAAATAATATCAAATGCAAAAATAATATTATTAATTTAAAAGGATATTATATTAATGGAATACATCATAAACTTAATAATATTCATGTTTTTAATTCGGATGATGTGATAAAAAATATTTTATTGAAAAATAATACTTTATTTTTACAAGAAAAATATTTACATAATTATCCATGTTGCTGGAGACATAAAACTCCAATTATTTATATTGCTACTCCACAGTGGTTTATTAGTATGGAACATCATGATTTAAGAAAATTATTATTAAAAAACATTAATGATATAAATTGGATCCCTAAATGGGGTTTAAATAGAATGAAAAATATGTTACAAAAAAGACCAGATTGGTGCATCTCTAGACAAAGACGTTGGGGTATTCCAATACCTTTATTTGTACATAAAAAAACTAATAAAATATACAAACATTCTACAAAACTAATAAATAAAATTGCTAGTATTGTTGAAAAACATGGCATTCAAGCATGGTGGGATTTAAAAGAAAAAGATTTTTTAGGAAAAGATTATATTCATTATCATAAAGTAACAGATATTTTAGATGTATGGTTTGATTCAGGATCAACATATGATGCTGTAGTTAGACAAAAATTAAATATAAATAAAATTGATATGTATTTAGAAGGTTCAGATCAATATAGAGGATGGTTTATCGCTGCATTAGTTTTATCTACTATTACACAAAATAAAAAACCGTATAGCAATATTATAAGTCATGGTTTTACTGTAGATCATGAAGGTAAAAAAATGTCTAAATCTATAGGTAATATTATTAAGCCTCAAGATATTATAAAAAAATTTGGTGCTGATGTTTTACGTTTATGGGTTGCTTCTACGGATTATTATAGCGAAGTACATCTTTCTTCTTGTATTTTACAAAACATCACAGAAATTTATAGACGTATACGTAATACTATTAGATATATTTTAGCAAATTTAAATGATTTTGATCCTAATCATGACATGATTTCTGCACATAATATGCTAAGTATAGATAAATGGATTATACATAAAACAAAAATATTACAAGATTTAATTATTAATGATTATAATCATTATAATATACATAATATAGTTAAAATGATCATGAAATTCTGTACTATAGAGTTAGGTTCTATATATTTAGATTTAATAAAAGATAGGCAATATACTTTTCCTAAAAAAAGTATGGAACGATTAAGTTGCCAAACATCATTATATATGATATTAGAATCATTAGTACGCTGGATTATGCCGATATTATCATTTACTGCATATGAAACATGGGGATATATGCCAGGTAAAAAAATAAAAAATATTTTTACTGAAACATGGTACGATAAACTATTTACGTTATCTGATAAAGAAAATATGAATAATGATTATTGGAATTTCATGTTTCTTTTTAAAGAAGAAGTAAATAAAATTATTGAAGATGCACGTAATAAAAAAATCATATGTAGTTCTTTAGAAGCAAATATTACTTTATATATACACGAAGATCATTATAAAAAAATATCATTATTAGATCAAGAATTAAATTTTTTTTTACTAGTATCTAAAGTAGATATTATAGCAAATACGATAAATACGACTAACATCATCAGTAATTTTCATATTCAAAAAAGTACATATTCTAAATGTGTGAGATGTTGGTATTATATGGTTGATGGTATTAATAATTTTTGTAATAAATGTGTTAATAATACTAAATATGCAGGCGAACATCGTTTACATATTTAA
- a CDS encoding acetate kinase — MEVRVMKLILVINCGSSSLKFSIINMITNKNILYGIAENFCNHAYITWQINNQKKKVNFNDHTDHELALKYLIHNILFKQHNNIFNTIQAVGHRIVHGGEKFLHPVIINNNVMQAIQQAAIFAPLHNPIQLIGIKSIIKLLPHLQNKQVAVFDTSFHQTMPKKSYLYAIPLKFYTKYKIRRYGAHGISHQFVTQQVSRLLKIPLKKFNGITCHLGNGSSITAIYQGKSIDTSMGLTPLEGLTMGTRCGNIDPAIIFYMYKQLNMNIDDISNILMNESGMLGLSELTSDFRYLEKQYYNNKQIKISIDIFIQNLSKYIASYSILLKNKIHALVFTGGIGENSVLIRDKTIKKLKILNMQINPILNKKTILGEIGMIHQINNSIPIVVIPTNEELIIAQNTAKLCNI; from the coding sequence ATGGAAGTAAGAGTTATGAAATTAATATTAGTCATTAATTGTGGTAGTTCATCTTTAAAATTTTCTATCATTAATATGATAACAAATAAAAATATATTATATGGTATCGCAGAAAATTTTTGTAATCATGCTTATATAACATGGCAGATTAATAATCAAAAAAAAAAAGTAAATTTTAATGATCATACAGATCATGAATTAGCATTAAAGTATTTAATTCATAATATATTGTTTAAACAACATAATAACATATTTAATACCATACAAGCAGTAGGACATCGCATTGTTCATGGAGGAGAAAAATTTTTACATCCAGTTATTATTAATAATAATGTTATGCAAGCAATACAACAAGCAGCTATTTTTGCTCCTTTACATAATCCAATACAATTAATAGGCATTAAAAGTATTATTAAATTATTACCACATTTACAAAATAAACAAGTAGCAGTATTTGATACATCTTTTCACCAAACCATGCCTAAAAAATCTTATCTGTATGCTATACCTTTAAAATTTTATACAAAATATAAGATTAGAAGATATGGCGCACATGGTATTAGTCATCAATTTGTCACACAACAAGTATCTCGTTTATTAAAAATACCGTTAAAAAAATTTAATGGTATTACATGCCATCTAGGTAATGGATCTTCAATTACTGCAATATATCAAGGTAAAAGTATAGATACTTCTATGGGTTTAACACCATTAGAAGGTTTAACTATGGGAACTAGATGCGGCAATATTGATCCTGCTATTATTTTTTATATGTATAAACAATTGAATATGAATATAGATGATATTAGTAATATTTTAATGAATGAATCCGGCATGTTAGGACTTAGTGAATTAACAAGTGATTTTAGATATCTTGAAAAACAATATTATAATAACAAACAAATAAAAATATCCATAGATATTTTTATACAAAATTTATCTAAATACATAGCATCCTATAGTATTTTACTAAAAAATAAAATTCATGCTTTAGTATTTACAGGTGGTATTGGTGAAAATAGTGTTTTAATAAGAGATAAAACAATTAAAAAATTAAAAATATTAAATATGCAAATAAATCCAATATTAAATAAAAAAACTATTTTGGGTGAAATAGGCATGATACATCAAATAAATAATAGTATACCTATAGTAGTTATTCCTACAAATGAAGAATTAATTATTGCACAAAATACTGCAAAATTATGTAATATATAA
- the erpA gene encoding iron-sulfur cluster insertion protein ErpA, translated as MHTLSSKISITLTLNAANKIKSLILPEQRQILKFRIFIIGGGCNGFQYQFKLDDTVHKHDCIIDTLGISIIVDKISIQYISGSCIDYIDNLNESKFKVNNPQAKITCNCGSSFDI; from the coding sequence ATGCATACATTATCTTCTAAAATATCTATTACATTAACACTAAATGCTGCCAATAAAATTAAATCATTAATATTACCGGAACAAAGACAAATATTAAAATTTCGAATTTTTATTATTGGTGGTGGTTGTAATGGTTTTCAGTATCAATTTAAATTAGATGATACTGTTCATAAACATGATTGTATTATTGATACATTAGGAATTAGTATTATTGTAGATAAAATAAGTATTCAATACATATCAGGTAGTTGTATTGATTATATTGATAATCTTAATGAATCTAAATTTAAAGTAAATAATCCACAAGCAAAAATTACTTGTAATTGTGGTTCTTCTTTCGATATATAA